The following proteins are co-located in the Phragmites australis chromosome 10, lpPhrAust1.1, whole genome shotgun sequence genome:
- the LOC133930717 gene encoding DNA-dependent metalloprotease WSS1-like, producing the protein MEVGDLHKVWEVRALKTKPDATAARALLDRVASQVQPIMRRRKWRVKVLSEFSPRNPRLLGLNVNAGVEVKLRLRRAGRDHDFIPYEEVLDTMLHELSHNECGPHDAQFYKLWDELRKECEELVSKGITGKGQGFDGTGRRLGGFTIHPPPPLLRQATLAAAQKRARNGALLPSGPRKLGGNNDIMSALSPVQAAAMAAERRMYDDLWCGSHDQSGIDDSDDVIILKESPNLTTMDGKTTKGGFSNSFGESSSSAGFHMAARDDSSCRTTTDAVDSSLWECGACTLLNQPLAPICEVCGTAKPKIAKAKYRIWSCKFCTLENSTKLDKCSACNQWRYSYGPPAATYGPSYD; encoded by the exons atggaggtGGGCGACCTGCACAAGGTTTGGGAGGTCCGCGCGCTCAAGACCAAGCCCGACGCGACCGCCGCCCGCGCGCTCCTCGACCGCGTCGCCAGCCAGGTCCAGCCCATCATGCGCCGCCGCAAGTGGCGCGTCAAGGTTCTCTCCGAGTTCTC ACCGCGGAACCCGAGGCTGCTGGGACTCAACGTCAACGCAGGCGTGGAGGTCAAGCTACGGCTGCGCCGCGCAGGCCGCGACCACGACTTCATCCCCTACGAGGAGGTGCTCGACACCATGCTCCACGAGCTCAGCCACAACGAGTGCGGGCCCCACGACGCGCAGTTCTACAAGCTCTGGGACGAGCTCCGCAAG GAATGCGAAGAACTTGTTTCGAAGGGTATCACTGGAAAAGGACAAGGGTTTGATGGCACGGGCAGGCGATTAGGTGGATTTACAAtacatccaccaccaccattgctTCGGCAAGCTACATTAGCTGCTGCACAGAAGCGGGCAAGGAATGGAGCTCTATTGCCATCGGGTCCAAGAAAGTTGGGTGGAAATAATGATATTATGAGTGCGCTTAGTCCAGTACAAGCTGCTGCAATGGCAGCTGAAAGGAGAATGTACGATGATTTGTGGTGTGGATCCCATGATCAGTCTGGTATTGATGATTCAGATGATGTTATTATTCTCAAAGAATCACCCAACTTGACAACAATGGATGGGAAAACTACGAAGGGAGGTTTTTCCAACTCTTTTGGAGAGTCCAGCTCTTCAGCTGGATTTCACATGGCAGCACGAGATGATTCCTCTTGTAGGACGACAACCGATGCAGTTGATAGTTCACTGTGGGAATGTGGTGCTTGCACTCTTCTAAATCAG CCTTTGGCACCAATTTGTGAAGTTTGTGGTACGGCAAAACCTAAAATTGCAAAGGCGAAGTACAGAATCTGGTCATGTAAATTCTGTACTTTAGAGAACAGCACCAAGCTTGACAAATGTTCGGCATGCAATCAATGGAGATACTCGTATGGGCCACCTGCAGCCACCTATGGCCCAAGCTATGACTGA
- the LOC133930243 gene encoding glutamate receptor 2.8-like: MECPSRCFRLAVGVLVLLARRDALAALPVAAASAAAATVPAPRGSVVAADVAACDARGKSRKESPTARAARRMGLHVSGSSGDAIAQARSLADTERTDARELTKINSGAVSRGYEKKLRIAVPRRHGFKAFVNVTHPNTERQKVTGYSIDVFKTSVEKLQYPPQYEFCVFDGTYDELVHNVSIGVYDAAVGDVTITAERVRDADFTMPYAQSGLSLLVLSDNDSKPIQWIFLDPLTKELWFATVGGFFFTGFVVWMIEWPRNLEFQGLSLRQFSNASYFAFSTLTFSHDQIIRSPLSRFVVVIWCFVVLVLVQSYTANFSSILTAKRLRPLVTNLDQLVLNGDYIGYQHGGFVRSFLIKQGVPVNRLKAYINQTEYAEALRKGSKNGGVSAIVDEIPYLNYFLSDRRYMKEFEMVSRIYRTPGLGFVFPLGSPLVHNLSIAILDLTGGNEVSQIEEKWLGTAALSVGVGSPIADSAPLTLRSFSGLFVITGCVSTLMLLIRIARSVYARYTRMKGAGLQNADTDGGAARLGEPTALRDDMADGSVPDQSYHEVRDENSVGAYGGGGSTGDEEAGQIQDSMYNGSVPEVSVQIEMSITGHGVGMRLSAAI, from the exons ATGGAGTGTCCGAGCCGATGCTTCCGGCTCGCCGTCGGTGTGCTCGTCTTGCTCGCGCGCCGGGACGCGTTAGCGGCGCTGCCGGtggctgctgcttctgctgcaGCAGCAACGGTGCCGGCGCCGCGAGGCAGCGTCGTCGCGGCGGACGTGGCGGCGTGCGACGCTAGGGGGAAGAGCCGCAAGGAGAGTCCCACGGCGCGGGCGGCCCGCCGCATGGGCCTGCATGTCAGTGGCTCAAGCGGGGATGCCATCGCGCAAGCACGCTCACTTGCTG ATACTGAGAGAACAGATGCCAGAGAATTAACAAAAATAAACTCAGGGGCGGTTTCCAGAGGCTATGAGAAGAAGCTCAGGATTGCTGTGCCACGGAGGCATGGTTTTAAAGCTTTTGTGAATGTTACTCATCCTAATACTGAGAGACAAAAGGTCACTGGTTACAGCATCGATGTCTTCAAGACCTCTGTGGAGAAGCTACAATATCCTCCACAATATGAGTTTTGTGTCTTCGATGGCACTTACGACGAGTTAGTGCACAATGTATCCATAGGG GTCTATGATGCAGCAGTGGGTGATGTGACCATAACCGCTGAACGAGTCAGGGATGCAGACTTTACAATGCCATACGCACAGTCTGGTTTGTCTTTGCTTGTGCTCTCTGATAATGACTCGAAACCAATCCAATGGATATTTTTGGATCCATTAACTAAGGAACTTTGGTTTGCTACTGTGGGCGGCTTCTTTTTCACTGGCTTTGTTGTGTGGATGATTGAATGGCCCAGAAATCTAGAGTTTCAGGGATTAAGTTTGAGACAATTCAGCAATGCGTCATACTTTGCTTTCTCCACTTTGACGTTTTCCCATG ATCAAATAATTAGAAGCCCTCTGTCAAGATTTGTTGTGGTGATATGGTGTTTTGTAGTGCTGGTTCTAGTGCAGAGCTATACTGCAAACTTCTCATCCATCTTAACTGCAAAGAGGCTCCGGCCATTGGTGACAAATCTTGACCAGCTGGTGCTCAATGGGGACTACATCGGATACCAACATGGAGGATTTGTGCGTTCCTTTTTGATAAAGCAAGGTGTCCCAGTGAATAGGTTAAAGGCCTATATAAATCAAACAGAATATGCTGAAGCTTTGAGGAAAGGGTCAAAAAATGGAGGGGTGTCAGCTATCGTCGATGAGATTCCCTATTTAAATTATTTCCTCTCCGACCGTCGATACATGAAAGAATTTGAGATGGTTAGTCGCATCTACAGGACCCCTGGACTTGGTTTT GTGTTTCCTCTAGGTTCTCCACTGGTGCATAATCTCTCAATTGCCATCTTGGACCTGACAGGAGGCAACGAGGTCTCACAAATTGAAGAGAAATGGTTAGGCACGGCTGCACTATCGGTGGGTGTTGGCAGTCCCATTGCTGATTCTGCGCCTCTCACCCTGCGAAGTTTCTCTGGCCTCTTTGTCATCACCGGATGTGTGTCAACTCTCATGCTGTTGATAAGGATTGCCAGGTCGGTTTATGCCAGGTACACCAGAATGAAAGGCGCTGGTTTGCAAAATGCCGACACAGATGGTGGAGCTGCACGTCTCGGAGAACCTACTGCGCTGCGGGATGACATGGCCGACGGCTCTGTACCGGATCAAAGCTACCATGAAGTCAGGGATGAGAATTCTGTGGGTGCCTACGGGGGCGGCGGAAGCACTGGTGATGAAGAGGCTGGTCAAATCCAGGATAGCATGTACAACGGCTCTGTTCCTGAAGTTTCTGTCCAGATCGAGATGAGTATTACAGGCCATGGTGTTGGCATGCGTCTGTCGGCTGCAATTTGA
- the LOC133930718 gene encoding UDP-galactose/UDP-glucose transporter 7-like, translating to MGAEAGEPSSFLSLTAAFSYGIASMAMVFVNKAVLMQYVHSMTLLTLQQIATALLIHFGQVLGMSKRKDFSLTTAKKLLPVSLFYNANVGFALASLKGVNIPMYIAVKRLTPLAVLVGGCVRGKGKPPTPVTLSVICTAAGVLIAALGDFSFDLYGYCMALTSVFFQTMYLVLVEKSGAEDGLSSVDLMFYNSILSLPFLFILIIATGEFPHSLSVLSAKTDSLSFSVILVISLVMGIVLNFTMFWCTIVNSALTTTIVGVLKGVGSTTLGFVLLGGVEVHALNVTGLVINTFGGVWYSYAKYRQKKKTLRKSVPDEESHHHK from the exons atgggGGCGGAGGCCGGCGAGCCCAGCTCGTTCCTCAG CTTAACTGCAGCCTTTTCCTATGGAATTGCATCTATGGCAATGGTTTTCGTGAACAAAGCAGTTCTTATGCAGTATGTTCACTCCATGACTCTTCTCACTTTACAG CAAATAGCCACAGCGCTTCTGATACATTTTGGTCAAGTTCTAGGAATGTCTAAAAGAAAAGATTTCAGCTTGACAACAGCAAAAAAGCTTCTTCCAGTGTCACTTTTCTACAATGCAAATGTGGGATTTGCTCTAGCAAGCTTGAAAGGGGTTAACATCCCTATGTATATTGCAGTCAAGAGGCTCACTCCCCTTGCTGTATTGGTCGGTGGGTGCGTACGGGGAAAGGGGAAGCCACCAACACCG GTCACTCTTTCAGTTATCTGCACAGCCGCAGGTGTCCTTATTGCAGCACTTGGAGATTTTTCTTTTGACTTATATGGATACTGCATGGCTCTAACATCAGTCTTCTTCCAG ACGATGTATTTGGTTCTGGTGGAGAAATCAGGTGCCGAGGATGGTCTTTCCTCAGTggacttgatgttttacaacAGCATATTATCACTTCCATTTCTGTTTATCCTCATTATAGCAACAGGAGAATTCCCCCATTCTCTTTCAGTATTATCTGCAAAG ACAGACTCTCTGTCGTTCAGTGTTATTCTTGTTATTTCACTGGTGATGGGAATCGTTCTCAATTTCACCATGTTTTGGTGTACGATCGTGAATTCTGCTCTGACTACAACAATAGTAGGAGTCCTCAAGGGTGTTGGGTCTACG ACCCTTGGTTTTGTTCTGTTGGGAGGCGTGGAAGTGCACGCTCTTAATGTTACTGGATTGGTGATCAACACATTTGGCGGTGTCTGGTACTCCTACGCAAAGTACAGGCAGAAGAAGAAAACACTGCG